A region of the Oncorhynchus clarkii lewisi isolate Uvic-CL-2024 chromosome 29, UVic_Ocla_1.0, whole genome shotgun sequence genome:
CCATACCAGCACCATCCTGATCCAATCACGGCTGCTAGCCTGATCAAACCCGCTTGGCTATTTTCCCTGTTGACAGTGACTAATGTGGCAGACGCAATGCCCGATACATGAAAGTTGTTATTTTTGAACAATTGTTTTAGTTTCCCAATACCTTCAGAGGCCAGGGGCTATGTTTATTTTATACTGCCATTCCTTTTTTGTTCTGTGTTTGCAAATAGTTTTCTCAACACTTTTCCGGTGATTGTGCACTGTGTTCTATGGATAACAACATGTAGAATCGGCCTGTACACATTTATTATTATAGGCCTAAGTGTCACAGGCTAAGCTACAAGTCTCAAGTCTCCAGGCTTTGTAGAGTGTTTGTGGTGTGCTGCTGAAGAGGCAGTGTCTCCATTATGTAGAATAAGCAGTAGCCATAATGACATTAAGTACTGTGCAACATGCGTAATGTATACAGGGGTGTGGTAGTGGGCGTGGCCAATGGTTGAGTCGCCAAATGGAAATGTTTGGTTTTTTTAAAagctgttttaaagcaaatttcttgcaattctacacattttgacattGGCGGAGAGATACTTTTACCATTTTAAAGCTAGTTTCccgctattctacacattttgtaatggggctgaacaaaaaaaatgctgttttaaagctattctgaacaaaaatataaacgcaacatgcaacaattgcaaagattttactgagttacagttcatataaggaaatcagtcaattgaacttcattaattaggccctaatctatgtatttcacacgactgggcaggggcgcatcCACGGGTGGGCTTGGGAggtcataggcccacccactgggaagccaggcccacccacaaaagggctttagtACAGACATAAatcatttttgttcagtatgatttcctgctattctacacttTTTGCCATGGGGCACAAACATGAACAAAATCAGTGGCGGCCCCATGCCATAACATTTTTGTGATTTTtgtttctccctgactgtctagtttttattttggtgatgGCTAGTTCCTAAATATATAGCTCCATtataatatatacattatatatgaGTTTAGTCGTTTAAGCTTACACAGAAACCGTttttaccgtgtgtgtgtgtgtgtgtgtgtgtgtgtgtctaattttttatttttttaagtcatCTTTTGGAGTGGAGACAATTTTTTGGCATTGGCGGCCCGCTGCTGCtaaatgaatataggggaaacGCTGATACATGCTCTTGGTGGAATGCAAATGAACCTTGTGACAGTGTTGACATTGGTAATACAATTTAAAAATATGTATGTAGGCTAAATGCCAAAGTGGTTGTCTTACCACGTGGTATCATTTCATTAGGATAAAAAATTTTACTATCTGTATTCTGGAAACTTGATATGGACTTGAATATGTGATAGAATATAGCCTATTAGGTACTAgagtataattaagcaataagacaCAAGGGGAAATGTGGTATAttgctaatataccacggctaagggctgttcttatgcgcaacgcggagtgccttgatacagcccttaaccgtggtatattggccatataccataaacccctgaggtgcattattggtattataaactggttaccaatgtaattagagcagtaaaaataaatgttttttgtcataccagtggtagatagtctgatataccatggctgacAGCCAATCAGTCTTCAGGGTtgtaaccacccagtttataatagacTACATAAACAATTGTTTCTGATGACTGAAAGTTGGTCCGCATGTCTTTAACTCAGTAGTCCTCCAGGAAGGTTCTAAGTGGATTATGACGCACAGAGATATTGGTGTTCACTTCCATGTCTGCTTataaaagctctctgtgtcagtttgttttttattttcataAAGCCCTAAGGTGAATAAATGTAATTCTGGGAAGTTCCATAATACCAGCATGCTGTTTCTTAGAAGAATGTGTGGTTTGGTTGTCTGGAAACATGCAGGAGGGGGATTTAAAACATGGACCAAATGCCAAAATGGAAGAATTACTGGAATTACCAGATTAGGAGGAACCACTAGTGTGGCATCAAACACAATTGTAATGTCCCGGCTTGACCAAATATTAGCCATTTTAGTAGTAGGCTATTCCTTTGCCAGGGCAATTTTCTTGAATGTTCATGTTGTTCGCTCTCTCTCATGCACACGAGAACTGATCAGTTAATCAGTTTGTTGTTCCAGAGACAGTTGGTTTGCAAACCAGGATTGCACACCCACACTAaagtttacattttttaaaatcataaTAATATTTAATGTCATTAGCAAGAACTAATAGCATACGTTTTGCCTATATACTTTCGTCTATACTCATGAATCTGCTTCTCCACTGTGTTTGACCTTAGGATCTCTCCTGCTGGATCTCAGCTCGTGACGCATTTTCACTGCTCTGATCAGCAACTGATCACAGCCTCGGCCCCAGCTCCCTCCACAGACAACCATGGTAGAAAAAATGGCCTCCTTCGGCCGGATCCTGCTGCGACGCAGGGCACTGGATTGCTCCGATGAGGGAACACGCTTTGCCCGCTGCCTCTCCACACTGGACCTGGTGGCCCTGGGGGTGGGCTCCACCCTGGGGGCAGGGGTGTACGTCCTGGCTGGTGAAGTGGCTAGGGAGAAGGCTGGCCCTGCCATCGTCCTCTGCTTCCTCATCGCTGCACTCTCCTCTATGCTGGCCGGGCTCTGTTATGCCGAGTTTGGCGCCCGCGTACCCAAGACGGGTTCGGCGTACCTGTACAGTTATGTGACGGTTGGTGAAATCTGGGCCTTCATCACGGGATGGAACCTCATCCTCTCCTATGTCATCGGTGAGTTGGTAGATTGGAAATCGGTGAAGCATTCAAAGGCTTCGCATTGAGCCACTATGTTCATGGATGGAGGCTTGTTTCTAGGATGGCTTATCCTCTTTAGTTTGGTTGATGTTTTGCGTCATGTTAACTTATTCTCCTTGGTCCTCTGTCCTTAAGGTACAGCCAGTGTGGCCCGAGCCTGGAGCTCTACATTTGATAATCTAGTGGAGGAGAAGATCTCTTTCTTCTTCAGGTCTTCCATGGCCATGAAGGTCCCGGGGGGCGTGCTGGCTGAATACCCTGACCTGTTTGCACTCATCATCGTGCTCTTACTAACTGGTGAGGACCCATTGTCAACCAACATGGATAATGTTGGGGCCCGGTGAGGCAGCACATAACTAATAACCCCGTCATAAaagctgtatgtacagtatagtaATATGACTTAATTTGTCTCACCAAGCTACCTTAAAGATGAAAGCACTAACTGTAcatttctctggataagagcatctgcgaAATGACTCATTTGACAATGTACAAATGTAGATTTGTGTTAATCATGCCATCATGTTGCTTCCTCCAGGGCTGCTGGCATTTGGAGTGAGTGAGTCTGCCTTGATCAATAAGATTTTCACTGGGGTCAACCTGGTGGTGCTGGGCTTCATCATCATCTCAGGCTTTGTGAAGGGAGACCCAGACCACTGGAACCTCACCCTGGAGGACTTTGTTAATACCTACCCCAACCACACCAACACCTCCAGCATATCCCAGGAGTGAGTCATTCATTTAATATGGCTACCAGCTTAGATTTAACTGTAGATTCCATTATAGACCAATCGTACGGAGTAAATCATGTTTGTATCTGACTAGCTGTGTTTGATCTCTGCATTTGGTTTCAGAAATATAACAGTATAACCCCCTGTGTCCTCTGTCACTCAGGGTTGTGGATAAGATGTTTGGCTCGGGAGGTTTTGCTCCTTTTGGTCTCAGTGGCATTCTGTCCGGTGCTGCTACCTGTTTCTACGCATTCGTCGGTTTCGACTGCATCGCCACTACCAGTGAGTTACTTACTCTGCTCCAGAGCTAAACAAACTCTTGGCAGTTTAATACTTTTCTGATAAGTAGCCATTATTtgctattttacacctagggttactatacataactttaacccattgtataagagattctccaaaattaaAATACTAAAGGCATTTTATATATAAATtctagtcgtactttatcaagTTATTTGAGCTATTTACTTTGCACTAGCGATAAACATTCGATGGGTCCACCTCGTTTCTTCTCAACAGTCACTTACCTTCCGTTATTCAAAATGTCACTTTTAAAATGGTTGCTACCTTGTAGTTCTCTTTGGTGGTCCTCTCTCATAGTGCTGCCTTGTATTTTCCCACAGGCGAAGAGGCTAAGAACCCCATGCGTTCCATCCCCGTGGGCATCGTGGCCTCTCTGCTCATCTGTTTCTTCGCCTACTTCGGGGTGTCTGCAGCCCTCACCCTCATGATGCCTTACTACATGCTGGACACCCAGAGCCCCCTGCCAGAGGCCTTCAACTACGTGGGCTGGGATCCTGCTCGCTACATCGTGGCTGTGGGTTCCCTCTGTGCTCTCTCCACCAGGTCAGTTAGGCTGATAGATCAcactatggctactgttctatAGCTCCCTTAAcgtatccactacactcatcGGTACTTAAGTCACTCTGTCTTTGCTATGTAGTCAATGTTTGTTGTTTTCCTAGCCTGCTTGGGTCCATGTTCCCCATGCCGAGGGTGATCTACGCCATGGCAGAGGATGGGCTCCTGTTTCGTGGCCTGTCCCGCATGAACACGCGCACCAAGACCCCCCTGATGGCCACTATAGTCTCTGGCTGTGTGGCATGTGAGTtcagccctcctccctctctgttcatTCATCTGGTTCTGCTCTACTACCGCTGGGTTTCACTGTAGTCAACTCCTGCTGTTCTGTGTTTATGTATGAAAGTAGGAATTTACAGCATGAGGGAAGACCGTAGAAAAATATTCTCTGAACAACGGAATGCTGTTTTTTGTTCCGTTGTTTTTGAATAACTAGTGTAAATAACCAACTTCATGGAGTAGATTGTCTTTATGTAGTGAGTATGATGGTAATGAACCAACTTCATGGAGTAGATTGTCTTTATGTAGTGAGTATGATGGTAATGAACCAACTTCATGGAGTAGATTGTCTTTATGTAGTGAGTATGATGGTAATGAACCAACTTCATGGAGTAGATTGTCTTTATGTAGTGAGTATGATGGTAATGAACCAACTTCATGGAGTAGATTGTCTTTATGTAGTGAGTATGATGGTAATGAACCAACTTCATGGAGTAGATTGTCTTTATGTAGTGAGTATGATGGTAATGAACCAACTTCATGGAGTAGATTGTCTTTATGTAGTGAGTATAATGGTAATGAACCAACTTCATGGAGTAGATTGTCTTTATATAGTGAGTATGATGGTAATGAACCAACTTCATGGAGTAGATTGTCTTTATGTAGTGAGTATAATGGTAATGAACCAACTTCATGGAGTAGATTGTCTTTATATAGTGAGTAATGCTGCTTTGTCACCTCTCCCTGTAGCTCTGATGGCCTTTCTCTTTGACCTGGCTGCCCTGGTTGATCTCATGTCCATAGGGACACTGCTGGCCTACTCACTAGTGGCCATCTGTGTGCTTATCCTTAGGTAGGTGATGACTTATACCACATTATTTTAAACATACTTTAATACCTAACCTAGCATTTGTGATATTGAAATGGTGATTATCCTCCTATACTGGATTTGCTTATGGTGTTTTACATGGCACGCTCAGTGTGAATACCTCCCATGTTCCAGGagactgacctgtctgtctgtctgtccaggtaCCAGCCCGGCACCCTGAGCTCATCCAGTCAGACAGAAAAGCTAGTGGAGCTGGTTGGAGGGGAGAAGGTGGCCCGGGGGGACAGTGGAGATGAGTACGGCCTGGATCTGGAGGACCGCCCCCTCAGGGAAAAATTcaccccctgcctcctcctcttccccagtGGTGCCTTACCTACCAAGACCTCCGGGAACATCGTCTATGCCACCACGGCCATTATCTGTGAGTGACACCTCTCTCACCCACACTTGCCGTCTGATGCGGTTGACCATTGGTTGTTTTCAAAGCAGCTCTTCTTTTTTTTAGAAAGCTAATTTTAACTTGCTCTCTCTTCATCCTTTCTAGCGTTGCTCATCACTGTGCTGTGTGTGGTGCTGGCAGGGAAGCTGGATGAGTTGATGGAGGTTCAGCCTGTGTGGGTCACAGTGTGTGTAGTCCTGGCCCTGCTCTGTGCCCTTTGTGTCATTATCATCTGGAGACAACCAGAGAGCACGGAAGCCCTCACCTTCAAGGTCAGTTTCTgagtatttatttaatttaaacagGTCCAGTGTTTATTCATGTCTTATACAACCAGTTTATAATCCAGCTTGATATGCAGTAAAAGtatgactaacctgtacctcttCCCTCTAGGTGCCCCTGCTGCCTTGGCTGCCTCTGTTCAGTGTCTTTGTCAACATCTACCTCATGATGCAGCTGGACCTGGCTACATGGTGCCGTTTCGCTGTGTGGATGGCCATTGGTGAGTTAACGTGACATTCTACACAATAGGAGATGTTTCTAAAGTCACAATATAATCTCAAAACTAAGTCTGTTTTTATGAGTAGCAGAATATTAACTTAATTTGTGTGGACTCCTCTAACCATTCCTCTTACTCCTTCCCTCAGGATTCGCAATCTACTTCTTTTATGGGATCTGGCACAGCAGTGCGGCAGCCAGCAGCACCCGTGGGAAATATGAGCCTGCCCTCCAGACCAAGAAGAAGCACATCTACCTGGGGGGAGACGAGAGTGAGGTGGAGGGGATGAGCCCCTGAACAGCTGGATGAAACCCCACACATAATACCTCTGCAGTGAAGGCAGACAATTCAACTGACTGACACTACAATTCATCTGTTTTCTTTTCCATTTTTGGGATATCTCTGTTTTAAGCTTTATTGGACATTTGAGGAATTATATTTTTAACAGTTGAAACATTACTATTAACATTACTAGTGATTTTATTTATTAGACGTTAGTCTCTTCCAAGTTTGATTGTGTCTGTGCCTCTAATTGTTAGCCCCTGGTGTCCAGCAGCAATATGAACTACAGCTGGCCAGGAGTGTTGGTTAGGGCCATGTGTAAACAGAGTGGGTCTATGGGGTTTACAATCTTGGTCAGAACCTCTGTGTACTTGGGTAAACAGCACAGGGTTAGTGGATCAAGGCCTGATGCAGGTGTTTTGGGGATTGCTGGCGTAGACAAACTGTCCATCACCTGTCACAGAGCAATGTATTGAACAGTGTACGCCTTGTGGCAGAAACTAGTATTTATTGTTGGTGTCAGCTTGTTCTGTAAGATGAAATATCACCACAGAGATGTGGGAACTAAATATCCTGAAGGCATTTATGAACAAtctgttgccagtgatgtctttGTCATTGAAAATGTTTTTAAACATATGGTAAAATAGTACAAGTAATGATGATATTGTCTTCACAGTGGTTAGTCCCTGTGTAACTGAAGCAGTATATGCATATTAGGTTCATCCACAGAATACGTGGAGATATTGTAGCTATACCTTAAAGTTGCTGAAACGACATCCTGGCACCActacatttacagtggggcaaaaaaatatttagtcagccaccaattgtgcaagttctcccacttaaaaagatgagaggcctgtaattttcatcataggtacacttcaattatgacatacaaaatgagggaaaaagaatccagaaaatcacattgtaggatttttaatgaatttatttgcaaattatggaggaaaataagtatttggtcaataacaaaagtttatctcaatactttgtaatataccctttgttggcaatgagaggtcaaacattttctgtaagccttcacaaggttttcacactgttgctggtattttggcccattcctccatgcagatctcctctagagcagtgatgttttggggctgttgctgggcaacacggattttcaactccctccaaagattttctattgggttgagatctggagactggctaggccactccaggaccttgaaatgcttcttacgaagccactccttcgttgcccgggcggtgtgtttgggatcattgtcatgctgaaagacccagccacgtttcatcttcaatgcccttgttgatggaaggaggttttcactcaaaatctcacgatacatggcagcattcattctttcctttacacgcatcagtcgtcctggtccctttgcagaaaaacagccccaaagcatgatgtttccacccccatgcttcacagtaggtaggtatggatgcaactcagcattctttgtcctccaaacacgacgagttgagtttttaacaaaaagttattttggtttcatctgaccatatgacattctcccaatcttcttctggatcatccaaatgctctctagcaaacttcagacgggcctagacatgtactggcttaagcagggggacacgtctggcactgcaggatttgagtccctggcggcgtagtctgttactgatggtaggctttgttactttggtcccagctctctgcaggtcattcactaggtccccccgtgtggttctgggatttttgctcaccgttcttgtgatcattttgaccccacagggtgagatcttgcgtggagccccagatcgagggagattatcagtggtcttgtcttccatttcctaataattgctcccacagttgatttcttcaaaccaagctgcttacctattgcagattcagtcttcccagcctggtgcaggtctacaattgttgtttctggtgtcctttgacagctctttggtcttggccatagtggagtttggagtgtgactgtttgaggttgtggacaggtgttttttatactgataacaagttcaaacaggtgccattaatacaggtaacgagtggaggacagaggagcctcttgaagaagttacaggtctgtgagagccagaaatcttgcttgtttgtaggtgaccaaatacttattttccaccataatttgcaaataaattcataaaaaaatcctacaatgtgattttctggattttctttctaattttgtctgtcatagttgaagtgtacctatgatgaaaattactacaggcctctcatctttttaagtgagagaactctcacaattggtggctgactaaatactgttttgccccactgtagctggcTGCTGCTGTGTCATCTTAATTTGATAAATTTTAGGCCAAATTTTAGGCCATTTTAGgccatactgtactactgtactctctctgtttatctcacTGGAGTTTGTCTTTACAAATCAGAACTACCCTTTTTATATGAACATACTTGAGTTTGAGATCTCTGTCTGCCTCCAATGCTTGAGCTGTCTCTACAGGTGTTTAATAAAGACCAGTACCCTGGGGGTCTATTCAGTGGCTCTGTGTTGAGTCTTAAAGGCAGTGACTTTAGTCCTGGTCATGCACTACCACTGATGGAGCTTTAGTTGTAGATTCTTGTGAAAACATAttagcaaatgtttttttttttttttttccgttGAAATTTGTTCTTGGAAGCTTAGCTGTCGAGTTTGCATCATTTTATCTGAACATTATATTCTGTAgaattgttttatatgtagttattttatgcTTTTCAAATTAAGTTAATAAAGTAATGTTATTTTATAGATGTTGTATTCTTACATGTACAGTTTTTAAAGTACTCTTGACAACCACCTTTAATAATTTACTTTATATAGCAAAATTGTTGCACCACCAAATGATTGAGACTTCAACTTGTGATTCCATTTGCTATTAATCACTAGTTGTGGTGCTGCTTGACCAAAATGCAGTGTGCATTGGAGACACCAGGTCAAGGACATAAGGAATTTGACCAGCAAAATCTGCTCTCTAAATCTGAAGTAT
Encoded here:
- the LOC139388116 gene encoding cationic amino acid transporter 3-like, yielding MVEKMASFGRILLRRRALDCSDEGTRFARCLSTLDLVALGVGSTLGAGVYVLAGEVAREKAGPAIVLCFLIAALSSMLAGLCYAEFGARVPKTGSAYLYSYVTVGEIWAFITGWNLILSYVIGTASVARAWSSTFDNLVEEKISFFFRSSMAMKVPGGVLAEYPDLFALIIVLLLTGLLAFGVSESALINKIFTGVNLVVLGFIIISGFVKGDPDHWNLTLEDFVNTYPNHTNTSSISQEVVDKMFGSGGFAPFGLSGILSGAATCFYAFVGFDCIATTSEEAKNPMRSIPVGIVASLLICFFAYFGVSAALTLMMPYYMLDTQSPLPEAFNYVGWDPARYIVAVGSLCALSTSLLGSMFPMPRVIYAMAEDGLLFRGLSRMNTRTKTPLMATIVSGCVASLMAFLFDLAALVDLMSIGTLLAYSLVAICVLILRYQPGTLSSSSQTEKLVELVGGEKVARGDSGDEYGLDLEDRPLREKFTPCLLLFPSGALPTKTSGNIVYATTAIISLLITVLCVVLAGKLDELMEVQPVWVTVCVVLALLCALCVIIIWRQPESTEALTFKVPLLPWLPLFSVFVNIYLMMQLDLATWCRFAVWMAIGFAIYFFYGIWHSSAAASSTRGKYEPALQTKKKHIYLGGDESEVEGMSP